One window from the genome of Hippocampus zosterae strain Florida chromosome 7, ASM2543408v3, whole genome shotgun sequence encodes:
- the pdcd6ip gene encoding programmed cell death 6-interacting protein isoform X1, whose product MATFISVPLKKSSEVDLVKPLSKYVTSTYPAGEEQAEYIRAVEELNKLRRNALGRPLDKHESCLESLLRYYDQLCSVEPKFPFCENQLCLTFTWKDAFDKGSLFGGSVKLALASLGYEKTCVLFNAAALASQIAAEQNLDNDEGLKNAAKYYQLASGAFGHIKDTVLSALNREPTMDIAPETVGTLSIIMLAQAQEVFFLKATTDRMKDAIIAKLSNQAADFYCDAFKQCQYKDNLPKYFYFQEVLPVLAAKHCIMQANAELHQSVLAKHKKQFGEEIARLQRAADLVKTVASRYDEYVSVKDLTEKINRSLTAAKKDNDFIYHDRVPEIKDLEPIGKATLVKATAITPPLSQKFSDLFEKMVPMAVQQSMSSYGQRKAETVNRLVGTMREATNLCNGVLASLNLPAALEDLSGDSVPQSIAEKARSVVQQGGLQSIEQLIKDLPELLTRNREILDEALKMLDDEETTDTELRAKFNQRWNRTPSGDLYKPLRSEGGNFRNILDKAVQADQVVKDRYNVHCDMIALLCKSESELNAALPSANPTKTLQGSEVVGVLRSQLARLDEVKREREALESDIKGVTFDMSATFLTALAKDGAINEEQLSVAQLDQLYSQHNQRVMANLRQQEELLGQIQTSHQEFSNLKQSNTEANQREEVLKKLASAHDSYMQISNNLSEGTKFYNDLTEILLKFQNKCCDIVFARKTERDELLKELQQSIAREPSAPNFNVPAYQSQPPAPVGGPTPAPRTIFNQPPPQTPQQTQAKSQPPARPPPPVLIPQTAPTATPAAGTSTNNPPPMAPPSTAQGPPYPTYQGYPQYFQMPMGYNPYAYGQYNVPYMPYQAAPGQAGYPAAPPATQGYPGYPQQPSQQPSQQQNYYPQQ is encoded by the exons ATGGCGACGTTTATTTCCGTGCCGCTGAAAAAGTCCTCGGAAGTGGACTTGGTCAAGCCCCTGTCGAAATACGTGACGTCCACTTACCCGGCGGGCGAGGAGCAGGCGGAGTACATTCGAGCCGTGGAGGAACTCAACAAGCTACGGCGGAACGCGCTAGGAAGGCCGCTGGACAAACACGAGAGCTGCCTGGAGAGCCTGCTCAG ATATTATGACCAACTATGCTCTGTGGAGCCCAAGTTCCCCTTCTGTGAAAACCAG CTGTGCTTAACCTTCACGTGGAAAGATGCCTTCGATAAAGGCTCGCTGTTTGGCGGTTCCGTCAAGCTTG CATTGGCCAGCCTGGGCTACGAGAAGACGTGCGTGCTGTTCAACGCCGCAGCGCTGGCCAGCCAGATCGCCGCCGAGCAGAATCTGGACAACGACGAGGGCCTCAAAAACGCCGCCAAATATTATCAG CTGGCGAGCGGCGCCTTCGGCCACATCAAAGACACGGTGCTGTCGGCCCTCAACCGTGAGCCCACCATGGACATAGCTCCCGAAACGGTGGGCACCCTCAGCATCATCATGCTGGCGCAGGCCCAGGAGGTCTTCTTCCTCAAAGCCACCACGG ACAGGATGAAGGACGCCATCATCGCCAAGCTGTCCAATCAGGCGGCAGACTTCTACTGCGACGCCTTCAAGCAGTGTCAGTACAAAGACAACCTGCCTAAG TATTTTTACTTTCAGGAAGTGTTGCCGGTGCTTGCGGCCAAGCACTGCATCATGCAGGCCAATGCCGAGCTCCACCAGAGCGTCCTTGCGAAGCACAAGAAGCAGTTTGGCGAGGAAATCGCTCGCCTGCAG CGTGCGGCCGATCTGGTGAAGACGGTTGCGTCGCGCTACGACGAGTACGTGAGCGTCAAGGACCTGACCGAGAAGATCAACCGATCGCTCACCGCTGCCAAGAAGGACAACGACTTCATCTACCACGACCGTGTGCCTGAGATCAAGGATCTGGAGCCCATCGGCAAGGCCACTTTGGTTAAGGCAACCGCCATCACGCCGCCGCTCAGCCAAAAGTTTTCag ACTTGTTTGAGAAGATGGTTCCCATGGCGGTACAGCAATCCATGAGCTCGTACGGTCAGCGCAAAGCCGAAACCGTCAACAGACTGGTGGGAACCATGCGGGAGGCCACCAACCTCTGCAACGG GGTTCTGGCATCCCTTAATCTGCCAGCCGCTCTGGAGGACCTCTCCGGAGACTCGGTGCCGCAGTCCATTGCCGAAAAGGCTCGCTCGGTGGTGCAGCAAGGGGGGCTGCAGAGCATCGAACAGCTTATCAAAGACTTGCCTGAGCTGCTCACCCGCAACAGGGAAATTCTGGACGAG GCGCTGAAAATGCTGGATGACGAGGAGACCACAGACACTGAGCTGAGAGCCAAATTCAACCAACGCTGGAACCGGACCCCGTCTGGAGACCTGTACAAGCCCCTTCGCTCAG AGGGCGGCAATTTCCGCAACATCCTGGACAAGGCGGTGCAAGCGGACCAGGTGGTGAAGGACCGCTACAACGTCCACTGTGACATGATCGCCCTGCTGTGCAAGTCCGAGAGCGAGCTGAACGCCGCGCTGCCCTCCGCCAACCCCACCAAGACCCTCCAGGGCAGCGAGGTGGTGGGCGTGCTGCGCTCGCAGCTGGCCCGGTTGGACGAGGTGAAGCGGGAGCGCGAGGCGCTGGAATCGGACATCAAGGGCGTGACCTTCGACATGTCCGCCACCTTCCTGACGGCACTGGCGAAGGACGGCGCCATTAATGAGGAACAGCTCTCCGTGGCGCAGCTGGACCAGCTGTACAGCCAGCACAACCAGAGGGTGATGGCCAACCTCCGCCAGCAGGAGGAGCTGCTGGGACAGATTCAG acgtcACATCAGGAGTTTAGCAACCTGAAGCAGTCCAACACGGAGGCCAACCAGCGAGAGGAGGTCCTCAAGAAGCTGGCCTCTGCCCACGACAGTTACATGCAGATCAGCAACAACCTCTCCGAAGGCACCAAG TTTTACAACGACCTGACCGAGATCCTACTCAAGTTCCAGAACAAATGCTGCGACATCGTCTTTGCTCGCAAGACGGAACGGGATGAGCTCCTCAA agaGCTGCAGCAGAGTATTGCTCGTGAGCCCAGCGCCCCCAACTTCAACGTCCCCGCTTACCAGAGCCAACCCCCAGCCCCCGTCGGTGGCCCGACCCCCGCTCCGAGGACCATATTT AACCAGCCCCCGCCGCAGACCCCCCAGCAGACCCAAGCCAAATCCCAGCCCCCTGCTCGGCCTCCCCCACCTGTTTTGATTCCGCAGACCGCACCAACCGCTACACCCGCCGCCGGCACTTCCACCAACAACCCACCACCCATGGCGCCGCCCTCCACGGCGCAGGGACCCCCTTACCCCACCTACCAGGGGTACCCACA GTACTTCCAGATGCCGATGGGCTACAACCCATACGCCTACGGCCAGTACAACGTGCCCTACATGCCCTACCAGGCTGCCCCAGGTCAGGCGGGCTACCCGGCGGCACCCCCGGCCACGCAGGGCTACCCCGGCTACCCCCAGCAGCCCTCTCAGCAACCCTCGCAGCAGCAGAACTACTACCCTCAGCAGTAA
- the pdcd6ip gene encoding programmed cell death 6-interacting protein isoform X2 — translation MATFISVPLKKSSEVDLVKPLSKYVTSTYPAGEEQAEYIRAVEELNKLRRNALGRPLDKHESCLESLLRYYDQLCSVEPKFPFCENQLCLTFTWKDAFDKGSLFGGSVKLALASLGYEKTCVLFNAAALASQIAAEQNLDNDEGLKNAAKYYQLASGAFGHIKDTVLSALNREPTMDIAPETVGTLSIIMLAQAQEVFFLKATTDRMKDAIIAKLSNQAADFYCDAFKQCQYKDNLPKEVLPVLAAKHCIMQANAELHQSVLAKHKKQFGEEIARLQRAADLVKTVASRYDEYVSVKDLTEKINRSLTAAKKDNDFIYHDRVPEIKDLEPIGKATLVKATAITPPLSQKFSDLFEKMVPMAVQQSMSSYGQRKAETVNRLVGTMREATNLCNGVLASLNLPAALEDLSGDSVPQSIAEKARSVVQQGGLQSIEQLIKDLPELLTRNREILDEALKMLDDEETTDTELRAKFNQRWNRTPSGDLYKPLRSEGGNFRNILDKAVQADQVVKDRYNVHCDMIALLCKSESELNAALPSANPTKTLQGSEVVGVLRSQLARLDEVKREREALESDIKGVTFDMSATFLTALAKDGAINEEQLSVAQLDQLYSQHNQRVMANLRQQEELLGQIQTSHQEFSNLKQSNTEANQREEVLKKLASAHDSYMQISNNLSEGTKFYNDLTEILLKFQNKCCDIVFARKTERDELLKELQQSIAREPSAPNFNVPAYQSQPPAPVGGPTPAPRTIFNQPPPQTPQQTQAKSQPPARPPPPVLIPQTAPTATPAAGTSTNNPPPMAPPSTAQGPPYPTYQGYPQYFQMPMGYNPYAYGQYNVPYMPYQAAPGQAGYPAAPPATQGYPGYPQQPSQQPSQQQNYYPQQ, via the exons ATGGCGACGTTTATTTCCGTGCCGCTGAAAAAGTCCTCGGAAGTGGACTTGGTCAAGCCCCTGTCGAAATACGTGACGTCCACTTACCCGGCGGGCGAGGAGCAGGCGGAGTACATTCGAGCCGTGGAGGAACTCAACAAGCTACGGCGGAACGCGCTAGGAAGGCCGCTGGACAAACACGAGAGCTGCCTGGAGAGCCTGCTCAG ATATTATGACCAACTATGCTCTGTGGAGCCCAAGTTCCCCTTCTGTGAAAACCAG CTGTGCTTAACCTTCACGTGGAAAGATGCCTTCGATAAAGGCTCGCTGTTTGGCGGTTCCGTCAAGCTTG CATTGGCCAGCCTGGGCTACGAGAAGACGTGCGTGCTGTTCAACGCCGCAGCGCTGGCCAGCCAGATCGCCGCCGAGCAGAATCTGGACAACGACGAGGGCCTCAAAAACGCCGCCAAATATTATCAG CTGGCGAGCGGCGCCTTCGGCCACATCAAAGACACGGTGCTGTCGGCCCTCAACCGTGAGCCCACCATGGACATAGCTCCCGAAACGGTGGGCACCCTCAGCATCATCATGCTGGCGCAGGCCCAGGAGGTCTTCTTCCTCAAAGCCACCACGG ACAGGATGAAGGACGCCATCATCGCCAAGCTGTCCAATCAGGCGGCAGACTTCTACTGCGACGCCTTCAAGCAGTGTCAGTACAAAGACAACCTGCCTAAG GAAGTGTTGCCGGTGCTTGCGGCCAAGCACTGCATCATGCAGGCCAATGCCGAGCTCCACCAGAGCGTCCTTGCGAAGCACAAGAAGCAGTTTGGCGAGGAAATCGCTCGCCTGCAG CGTGCGGCCGATCTGGTGAAGACGGTTGCGTCGCGCTACGACGAGTACGTGAGCGTCAAGGACCTGACCGAGAAGATCAACCGATCGCTCACCGCTGCCAAGAAGGACAACGACTTCATCTACCACGACCGTGTGCCTGAGATCAAGGATCTGGAGCCCATCGGCAAGGCCACTTTGGTTAAGGCAACCGCCATCACGCCGCCGCTCAGCCAAAAGTTTTCag ACTTGTTTGAGAAGATGGTTCCCATGGCGGTACAGCAATCCATGAGCTCGTACGGTCAGCGCAAAGCCGAAACCGTCAACAGACTGGTGGGAACCATGCGGGAGGCCACCAACCTCTGCAACGG GGTTCTGGCATCCCTTAATCTGCCAGCCGCTCTGGAGGACCTCTCCGGAGACTCGGTGCCGCAGTCCATTGCCGAAAAGGCTCGCTCGGTGGTGCAGCAAGGGGGGCTGCAGAGCATCGAACAGCTTATCAAAGACTTGCCTGAGCTGCTCACCCGCAACAGGGAAATTCTGGACGAG GCGCTGAAAATGCTGGATGACGAGGAGACCACAGACACTGAGCTGAGAGCCAAATTCAACCAACGCTGGAACCGGACCCCGTCTGGAGACCTGTACAAGCCCCTTCGCTCAG AGGGCGGCAATTTCCGCAACATCCTGGACAAGGCGGTGCAAGCGGACCAGGTGGTGAAGGACCGCTACAACGTCCACTGTGACATGATCGCCCTGCTGTGCAAGTCCGAGAGCGAGCTGAACGCCGCGCTGCCCTCCGCCAACCCCACCAAGACCCTCCAGGGCAGCGAGGTGGTGGGCGTGCTGCGCTCGCAGCTGGCCCGGTTGGACGAGGTGAAGCGGGAGCGCGAGGCGCTGGAATCGGACATCAAGGGCGTGACCTTCGACATGTCCGCCACCTTCCTGACGGCACTGGCGAAGGACGGCGCCATTAATGAGGAACAGCTCTCCGTGGCGCAGCTGGACCAGCTGTACAGCCAGCACAACCAGAGGGTGATGGCCAACCTCCGCCAGCAGGAGGAGCTGCTGGGACAGATTCAG acgtcACATCAGGAGTTTAGCAACCTGAAGCAGTCCAACACGGAGGCCAACCAGCGAGAGGAGGTCCTCAAGAAGCTGGCCTCTGCCCACGACAGTTACATGCAGATCAGCAACAACCTCTCCGAAGGCACCAAG TTTTACAACGACCTGACCGAGATCCTACTCAAGTTCCAGAACAAATGCTGCGACATCGTCTTTGCTCGCAAGACGGAACGGGATGAGCTCCTCAA agaGCTGCAGCAGAGTATTGCTCGTGAGCCCAGCGCCCCCAACTTCAACGTCCCCGCTTACCAGAGCCAACCCCCAGCCCCCGTCGGTGGCCCGACCCCCGCTCCGAGGACCATATTT AACCAGCCCCCGCCGCAGACCCCCCAGCAGACCCAAGCCAAATCCCAGCCCCCTGCTCGGCCTCCCCCACCTGTTTTGATTCCGCAGACCGCACCAACCGCTACACCCGCCGCCGGCACTTCCACCAACAACCCACCACCCATGGCGCCGCCCTCCACGGCGCAGGGACCCCCTTACCCCACCTACCAGGGGTACCCACA GTACTTCCAGATGCCGATGGGCTACAACCCATACGCCTACGGCCAGTACAACGTGCCCTACATGCCCTACCAGGCTGCCCCAGGTCAGGCGGGCTACCCGGCGGCACCCCCGGCCACGCAGGGCTACCCCGGCTACCCCCAGCAGCCCTCTCAGCAACCCTCGCAGCAGCAGAACTACTACCCTCAGCAGTAA